The uncultured Methanobrevibacter sp. genome includes the window TTAGTGAATATGGTATTGCCAGATTAGGAATTTTTGGTTCATATGCTCGAGGAGAAGCTAATGAAGATAGTGATTTAGATTTTATAATGGATACTGATGGTTTAATTGGAATGATTCAATATAATGCTATAATTCGTAAATTAGAAGAGGAATTCGGATGTCATGTTGATATAATTACTACTGGATGTTCTGATAGGGAGTTTTTAACTAGAATCCAAAAAGAGGAGATTTTAATTTATCTAAATGATGCAAGAATACCATGACCTCTTCAAGGTCATGGATGAATTGCACTATTGGGTGTACTATCTTTTTTATTTATTATTTTGCGTTTTTTT containing:
- a CDS encoding nucleotidyltransferase family protein; this encodes MIYSIEEIKQIAIPIVSEYGIARLGIFGSYARGEANEDSDLDFIMDTDGLIGMIQYNAIIRKLEEEFGCHVDIITTGCSDREFLTRIQKEEILIYLNDARIP